One Nostoc punctiforme PCC 73102 DNA window includes the following coding sequences:
- a CDS encoding Npun_R1517 family heterocyst differentiation transcriptional regulator, giving the protein MNSKALPRQINNLEVGVYECEIHLKFRLIEEKSLLSDREQLLQVLLDALTEGSDDFLETLQASVKAQEVSEFKASPQMRRQLMRLRNAAENPPT; this is encoded by the coding sequence ATGAACTCCAAAGCATTACCACGCCAGATAAATAATCTCGAAGTAGGTGTTTATGAGTGCGAAATCCATCTCAAATTCCGGTTGATTGAGGAAAAGAGTCTATTGAGCGATCGCGAGCAACTCTTACAAGTGCTACTTGATGCTTTAACCGAAGGTTCTGATGACTTTCTAGAGACGCTACAAGCGTCCGTTAAAGCGCAGGAAGTGTCTGAGTTTAAAGCTTCACCTCAAATGCGCCGTCAGCTTATGCGCTTGCGTAATGCTGCTGAAAATCCACCTACTTAA
- a CDS encoding response regulator transcription factor, giving the protein MSAQLLLVDDEPGIREAVKDYLQESGFSVQVASNALEGWEWMQMNTPDLVISDVMMPQVDGYQFLKQLREDPRFQALPVVFLTAKGMTGDRIQGYHAGVDAYLPKPFDPDELVAIVENLLARRAAKTTTTGDDAETPDLAELANQIAQIKALLTQRNAISQSPAPFKIDLTPREQSVLNLVAEGLMNKEIARRLETSVRNVEKYVSRLFSKTGTNSRTELVRFALEHGLAK; this is encoded by the coding sequence ATGTCAGCACAATTGTTACTGGTGGATGATGAACCAGGGATACGGGAAGCCGTGAAAGACTATTTGCAAGAGAGCGGTTTCAGCGTTCAAGTCGCCAGTAACGCCCTTGAAGGTTGGGAATGGATGCAGATGAATACACCTGACTTAGTGATATCCGATGTCATGATGCCCCAGGTGGATGGCTATCAGTTCCTCAAGCAACTGCGAGAAGACCCCCGCTTCCAAGCACTGCCAGTAGTATTTTTAACTGCTAAGGGTATGACTGGCGATCGCATCCAAGGCTATCATGCTGGTGTTGATGCTTATTTACCCAAACCCTTCGATCCTGATGAGTTAGTGGCTATAGTCGAAAATTTGCTAGCCCGCCGCGCTGCTAAGACTACAACTACAGGAGATGACGCTGAAACACCCGATCTTGCTGAACTAGCCAATCAGATTGCCCAAATTAAAGCATTATTAACCCAAAGAAATGCCATTTCCCAATCGCCAGCCCCTTTTAAAATTGATTTGACTCCCAGAGAACAAAGTGTTTTAAACTTGGTCGCTGAAGGGTTGATGAATAAAGAAATCGCCCGTCGTTTGGAAACTAGCGTCCGCAATGTAGAAAAGTACGTCAGCCGTTTATTTAGTAAAACTGGCACTAATAGCCGTACAGAGTTAGTTCGCTTTGCTCTAGAACACGGTCTGGCTAAATAG
- a CDS encoding protein phosphatase 2C domain-containing protein: MENDAATLYCPNENCQAANPLTHKFCQRCSTPLPKNYLWAVVDGPSVGSPGEILADRYLVVDKFILLDTKPGFLALTPELENLQPLRAYLRLIPYRLHVPQVYGVIFIADGSSHEREILLLEKPPLFKPPLLVDDTIQVYLGSELTTAWRDATSMRQLNWLWQIAHLWQPLASEGVASSLLDSSVLRVEGSLVRLLDLRFDSEISPELPQLGEFWQQLVHEAKPAITEFVEQVSLSLIQGEINSTDQLITVLDQGLAQLGRSQTPTIKIITKTDTGPSRQRNEDACSPPSGTLISKPPQPTALAIVCDGIGGHEGGNVASNLAIETIQQQVQQLTKVPYDHIDPSLLLNDLEKAVAIANDKISQRNDSENRQGRQRMGTTLVMALPVAHEMYITHVGDSRAYWITRQGCYQVTLDDDVASREVRLGYAIYRDAVQQSSAGSLVQALGMGPSTSLHPTSARFMLDEDAIFLLTSDGLSDFDRVEEYWETEILPILLGEGNIANVADRLIEIANTKNGHDNVTIALVHYQVQYWEPEITIKAFIPESYSAKTVDFASRAADASLLGSPNHKTQVIPDTEPAKNRQLPLQWIVPLIFVVIAGSLGLFVKELRSPSGLFPFLPNPTPTQKPTTQATPTARSLDNLSPGWVIQTNKEIPLRNKPSLPPGAFLQVINTNPNPKSGSGNLSVSMRVCPSKNTPTPANTNKPAVTSSIPPNLKPLPETVLLELSQLKSFGVSVLQSDVPNPCATVTQPPATPSADTSPT, translated from the coding sequence ATGGAAAATGACGCGGCAACGCTCTACTGTCCAAACGAAAATTGTCAGGCTGCCAACCCCCTGACTCACAAGTTTTGCCAGCGATGTTCCACGCCCTTACCCAAAAATTATCTCTGGGCTGTGGTAGATGGCCCAAGTGTGGGTAGCCCTGGAGAAATATTAGCCGATCGCTATTTAGTCGTTGATAAATTTATTCTTTTAGACACGAAACCTGGTTTCTTAGCGCTAACACCTGAGTTAGAGAATTTACAGCCTCTAAGAGCTTACCTGAGACTCATTCCCTATCGCTTACATGTACCACAGGTATATGGAGTGATTTTTATAGCTGACGGATCTTCTCATGAAAGAGAAATATTACTCTTAGAAAAACCGCCACTATTTAAACCGCCACTATTAGTAGATGACACAATCCAAGTGTATTTGGGCAGCGAGTTAACCACCGCTTGGCGTGATGCAACATCGATGCGCCAACTCAATTGGTTATGGCAAATAGCTCATCTGTGGCAACCTCTGGCAAGTGAAGGTGTCGCTTCTAGCTTGCTTGACTCATCTGTATTACGGGTAGAAGGATCGTTAGTCCGGTTGTTGGATTTGCGTTTCGACAGCGAAATATCACCAGAATTGCCACAGTTAGGTGAATTTTGGCAGCAATTGGTACATGAAGCCAAACCAGCCATAACTGAATTTGTTGAGCAGGTTAGCCTTTCCTTAATTCAGGGAGAGATTAACTCAACTGACCAATTGATTACAGTTTTAGACCAGGGACTGGCACAATTAGGGCGATCGCAAACGCCCACGATCAAAATTATCACCAAAACTGACACTGGCCCAAGTCGCCAACGCAACGAAGATGCCTGTAGCCCTCCCAGTGGAACTCTGATCAGCAAACCACCCCAGCCAACGGCTTTAGCAATCGTCTGTGATGGCATCGGTGGCCACGAAGGTGGCAATGTCGCCTCAAATTTAGCCATTGAAACGATCCAGCAGCAGGTACAGCAACTAACAAAAGTTCCCTACGACCACATAGACCCCTCACTACTGCTTAATGACCTAGAAAAAGCAGTGGCAATTGCCAATGACAAAATTAGTCAGCGCAATGACAGTGAAAATCGCCAAGGGCGGCAGCGTATGGGCACGACTTTAGTCATGGCATTGCCTGTTGCACACGAAATGTACATTACCCATGTAGGTGATAGTCGTGCTTACTGGATTACCCGCCAAGGCTGTTATCAAGTTACCCTTGATGATGATGTCGCTTCCCGTGAGGTGCGGCTAGGCTATGCCATTTACCGCGATGCTGTACAACAAAGTTCTGCTGGCTCTCTCGTCCAGGCTTTGGGTATGGGGCCCAGCACTTCACTGCATCCCACATCGGCACGGTTTATGCTCGACGAAGATGCTATTTTTCTGCTCACATCCGATGGTTTGAGTGATTTTGATCGGGTGGAGGAATACTGGGAAACAGAAATTTTGCCGATTCTACTTGGGGAAGGAAACATCGCCAATGTTGCCGATAGATTAATCGAAATTGCTAATACTAAAAACGGACACGATAATGTCACCATCGCTTTAGTCCATTATCAAGTCCAATACTGGGAACCAGAAATTACCATCAAAGCTTTCATTCCAGAGAGTTATTCTGCCAAAACTGTTGATTTTGCATCCAGGGCAGCAGATGCAAGCCTTTTAGGTAGCCCAAACCACAAAACTCAGGTGATTCCCGATACTGAGCCTGCTAAAAATCGCCAATTACCGCTACAGTGGATTGTTCCTTTAATATTTGTGGTGATAGCGGGCTCTTTAGGATTGTTCGTGAAGGAATTGCGATCGCCATCAGGCTTATTTCCATTTCTTCCCAATCCCACACCAACTCAAAAGCCTACCACCCAAGCAACACCCACAGCGCGATCGCTTGATAACCTTTCTCCTGGCTGGGTAATTCAAACCAACAAGGAAATCCCCTTGAGAAATAAACCATCGCTTCCCCCTGGAGCATTTTTACAAGTTATCAACACAAATCCAAATCCAAAATCTGGTTCTGGAAATCTTTCGGTTTCTATGCGAGTCTGTCCAAGTAAAAACACGCCAACTCCAGCTAATACTAATAAACCAGCAGTAACTTCCTCAATTCCACCCAATTTGAAACCTTTACCGGAAACAGTATTGCTGGAGTTATCCCAACTAAAAAGCTTTGGTGTATCTGTTTTACAATCAGATGTACCAAATCCCTGTGCAACCGTCACGCAACCGCCAGCTACTCCATCAGCTGACACCAGTCCAACTTAA
- a CDS encoding ShlB/FhaC/HecB family hemolysin secretion/activation protein, which produces MGSYLRFQKLFFILFSCINITPIAVFAQSTPPSGVTIPPDIPGKVEETIPQPSPSPSIAPTPPAQPVPILLSPQQENQPNTTFPSGESFFVKEIQITGYSVLKDEITKLKQPLENTNITFEQLLQLRSQITKLYVDNGYISSGAFIPNNQDIASGVVQIQVVEGELEGISILGLERLQAGYVRSRIARLAGKPLNQKRLEEALQLLQLDPVIERVNAELTAGSTPGSNILQVTITESPPFHAGVNFANNQSPSVGSEQGSVFIAHDNLLGFGDKFSAEYAGSEGLDIYNINYSIPFNALDGTIGVRYSNSASRIIESEFRDLNIRSEAETLSFNIRQPLTHTPNNEFALSLAFDLRRSQTYILNDIPFSFTEGPEDGKSRVTVIRFSQDWLQRNANSVLAARSQFSFGIDAFDPTINDSGTDGRFFSWLGQFQWVQRLSPRILMLAKVNTQLTPDSLLSLEKISIGGVDTVRGYSQNQLVADNGIVGGVEVRIPLASNVETLQLIPFFDIGTAWNNRGINADPQTIASLGLGLNWQPLNGLVLRADYGIPFMGTSDRGSSLQDNGFNFSVRYQPF; this is translated from the coding sequence ATGGGTTCCTACCTTCGATTTCAAAAGCTTTTTTTCATATTATTTTCCTGCATAAACATCACTCCAATCGCAGTATTTGCCCAATCGACACCCCCATCTGGAGTGACAATTCCCCCCGATATTCCAGGGAAAGTGGAAGAAACCATTCCTCAACCATCACCATCACCAAGTATTGCTCCTACACCGCCTGCACAACCTGTTCCTATACTCCTATCACCCCAACAGGAAAATCAACCCAATACCACTTTTCCTAGCGGCGAAAGTTTCTTTGTCAAAGAAATCCAAATTACAGGCTATTCTGTTTTAAAAGATGAAATCACCAAGTTAAAACAACCCTTAGAAAATACAAACATTACATTTGAGCAATTATTGCAACTGCGATCGCAAATCACCAAACTCTATGTTGATAATGGCTATATCAGCAGTGGTGCATTTATTCCCAACAATCAAGATATCGCTAGCGGTGTTGTGCAAATCCAAGTTGTGGAAGGCGAACTTGAAGGAATTTCCATTTTAGGGTTAGAAAGATTGCAAGCTGGATACGTGCGTTCCCGGATTGCACGGCTGGCGGGTAAGCCTTTAAACCAAAAACGTCTCGAAGAAGCGCTGCAATTATTACAACTTGACCCCGTAATTGAACGAGTCAATGCCGAGTTAACCGCAGGTAGCACCCCAGGTAGCAATATTTTACAGGTGACAATTACCGAATCGCCACCATTCCATGCTGGGGTGAACTTTGCAAATAACCAATCACCTAGCGTTGGTTCAGAACAAGGGAGTGTTTTTATTGCTCACGATAATTTATTAGGGTTTGGAGATAAATTCAGTGCTGAATATGCTGGTAGTGAAGGGTTAGATATTTACAATATCAATTATTCTATTCCCTTTAACGCCCTAGATGGAACTATTGGTGTCCGCTATAGTAACAGTGCTAGCCGGATTATTGAAAGCGAATTTCGTGATTTAAATATCCGCAGCGAAGCCGAAACCCTTTCTTTTAATATCCGTCAACCGCTAACCCACACGCCAAACAACGAATTTGCTCTCTCATTGGCATTCGATTTACGGCGCAGTCAAACCTACATCCTCAATGATATTCCCTTCTCGTTTACTGAAGGCCCCGAAGATGGAAAATCAAGAGTTACGGTAATTCGCTTTTCGCAAGATTGGTTACAACGTAATGCTAACAGTGTCTTAGCGGCGCGATCGCAATTTAGTTTTGGCATCGATGCTTTTGATCCAACCATCAACGATAGTGGTACTGATGGGCGTTTTTTCTCCTGGTTAGGACAATTTCAATGGGTGCAACGGCTATCTCCCCGCATTTTGATGTTGGCCAAAGTTAACACTCAACTTACTCCTGATTCCTTACTTTCGCTCGAAAAAATCAGTATTGGCGGAGTAGATACAGTGCGCGGCTATAGTCAAAATCAACTTGTTGCTGACAATGGAATAGTTGGAGGTGTGGAAGTTCGTATTCCCCTAGCATCGAATGTGGAAACATTACAGCTAATACCCTTTTTTGATATTGGCACAGCTTGGAACAATCGCGGTATTAATGCCGATCCACAAACCATTGCTAGCCTGGGTTTAGGCTTGAACTGGCAACCTTTAAATGGTTTGGTATTGCGTGCAGACTATGGTATACCATTTATGGGCACAAGCGATCGCGGCAGTTCACTGCAAGATAATGGCTTTAATTTTTCAGTTCGCTATCAGCCGTTTTGA
- a CDS encoding NAD(P)H-quinone oxidoreductase subunit M produces MDNPMLLKSTTRHVRIFAGEIDRDGDLVPSQQVLTLDIDPDNEFNWNEDALQKVYRKFDELVEASSGADLTDYNLRRVGSDLEHYLRSLLQLGEISYNLSARVTNYSMGVPQVAIDDKQVS; encoded by the coding sequence ATGGATAACCCCATGCTGCTCAAGTCCACAACCCGTCATGTCCGCATTTTTGCAGGCGAGATCGACCGGGATGGCGACCTAGTTCCAAGTCAACAGGTCTTAACGTTAGATATTGACCCAGATAACGAATTTAACTGGAATGAAGACGCGCTGCAAAAAGTTTATCGAAAATTTGATGAACTAGTAGAAGCATCCAGTGGCGCAGACCTCACGGACTATAATTTGCGCCGTGTGGGGTCAGACTTAGAGCATTATCTGCGATCGCTCCTGCAACTCGGCGAAATCAGCTACAATCTGTCTGCCCGCGTTACCAACTACAGCATGGGAGTCCCCCAAGTTGCAATTGACGACAAACAAGTAAGCTAA